The genomic interval CGAAAGGGAGCGCGTGAAGGCCACGATCGCCCCTTTGGTGGCTGAGTAATCCAACAGCTCCGGGCTGCCCTGATACGCCGTGACCGACGCCGTGTTGATGATCACCCCGCCTTTCTTGAACTGCGGCATCACCGCCTTCGTCAGAAAAAACATCGCGTAAATATTTGTGCGAAAGGTCTTTTCGAGCTGCCGCTCGGTGACTCTCGTGATGCTCTTTTGCGGATGCTGCTCCGCGGCGTTGTTGACCAGAATGTCGATCTTCCCCAATTCGCGCCGGGTTTGCTTCACGGCGGCCTGGCAAAACCGTTCCCGGCCAATATCGCCCGCGATCAGCACGCACCGGCGGTCCTGGGCCTCGACGAGCCGCTTTGTTTCCCGGGCGTCCCTGTGCTCGTTGAAATAGACGATGGCCACGTCCGCCCCCTCTTTGGCGAAGAGCACCGCGACCGCCCGCCCAATTCCGCTGTCGCCTCCGGTGATGAGCGCGACCCTATCCCGCAATTTCCCACTGCCGGCGTAATCGCTGGCCCCCGATTTCGGCCGGGGCCGCATCTTCCATTCGCGCCCCGGTTGCCGCTTTTGATGCTGGGGCGGCCGCGCTTTTCTCTCCTTAGGCATGATGAAAAATATTCGCTTTTCGAGCGGGGGTCAGACGCTTGTTTCAACGCCCGGCAACCGTGTCGCCCTGAAGAGCGCCCACGAGTCGGCCCGGCGGCCTAAAAAATCTTCAAATTTTGCCAAAAAAGTCGCTTTTCGCGGTTGACGGGTTTTCTTCCATGGCTACGGTGTTGCCCCCGCCTGAAGCGGGACTCCGGTAGTCGCAAGACGAAAGAGTTGGTTCTCGCCTATTTTGGGACTGCAAATTGGAACTCAATTTTGTCCCGGTTTATCGCGTCCCGCCGAGCGGGATGGAGAGATCGGAAAGCAGAATTGGGTTTTTTTTGCGACTGAAACGGGCGGCAACACTGGTTCTTTGAAATCTACATACAGGGTAGTAAATACAACTTTAAGA from Chthoniobacterales bacterium carries:
- a CDS encoding SDR family oxidoreductase, which translates into the protein MPKERKARPPQHQKRQPGREWKMRPRPKSGASDYAGSGKLRDRVALITGGDSGIGRAVAVLFAKEGADVAIVYFNEHRDARETKRLVEAQDRRCVLIAGDIGRERFCQAAVKQTRRELGKIDILVNNAAEQHPQKSITRVTERQLEKTFRTNIYAMFFLTKAVMPQFKKGGVIINTASVTAYQGSPELLDYSATKGAIVAFTRSLSQALAEKKIRVNAVAPGPIWTPLIPSTFPAKEVATFGSDTPLGRAGEPEEVATSFVFLASDDSSYMTGQVLHPNGGRVVNG